Proteins encoded in a region of the Rutidosis leptorrhynchoides isolate AG116_Rl617_1_P2 chromosome 9, CSIRO_AGI_Rlap_v1, whole genome shotgun sequence genome:
- the LOC139868004 gene encoding uncharacterized protein, with protein sequence MASTITEFAHLQIPLSEILKATNNFAGKNIIGKGEFGKVYKGKLMRNGESIKISARRLDRKRVLGDVEFLTEISVLSSFHDNSNIVSMIGFCDEQNEKIIINKHYKRGSLSRYISDPASLKWEQRLDIANELVYAIKDLHEIEGRSYIVIHRNINCSTILLDDDWKPKLSGFEFSIKQPVERRNQVFLGRALGTKGYKDPATEKTGGVTEKLDIYCLGVILFELLCGRKAYEENRLLAPLAKFHFEKGTLQDIIIPDLWNQAEPPSLAIFSKVAYSCLEDEPAKRPNWYHIRTELVIANWKPSDNVNAKDKEDEKDTLEISKIESSSTDVIHPKSFYSWKINIVNINIPDLAREKLHMRAAPGRATALFRAEIECLNNNYLSSIEGEDKYEPTIRSYKVTVEKIVYRDVELKEIETLSICRHPNIESFLGLSYINGYVYLFYKHVSLRFLDECLNDGTLTWEKRLKICIGVAQGLNYLHNEMEDQKTVIHRDINSENIELDDVLGAKIVGFYNSVFLPPNQDDDALHLNDIVGKRYYVDPEDAETGRLKRESDTFSFGIVLIEVLCGKRAEYLIENEGCDYYELAHLARGWFDKGIIKEKLAPTLNKEKYGNSCFLSKGPNKDSLDAFLRITYECLAPTQNQRPRMEVVVNELQTALSFQETHKDPLRMSFEDIKLATKNFSSDNKVGVGGFGSVYKGDMVHGHGNGYNTIVVKKLDTSHGQGEKQYYNELQILHEYRHENVIGLVGYSNETDEKLIVYEYAPKGSLDRYLSNASLTWRNRLMICIDVVTGIDFLHGGTHGKEVVVHRDIKTANILLFDDWRAKVGDFGLSLISTINEDTKFTIDHACGTMDYVDPLYLESGLLTRESDIYSIGVVLFEILYGRVIYAIDKDTSRSLLSFIKQNVKEGKTYEMVLKVIKEEIVLQSLGTFLNIVCKCLDNAREKRPTSKEVLVQLKKTFHIQVCDLAFCWDCVKIKLENEKTKFLEISLGSLLWKQKN encoded by the exons ATGGCATCAACAATCACAGAGTTTGCGCACTTACAAATCCCACTTTCCGAAATATTAAAGGCAACAAACAACTTTGCTGGTaaaaatatcatcgggaaaggtgagTTTGGGAAGGTTTACAAGGGGAAACTTATGCGTAACGGGGAGTCAATAAAAATTTCCGCACGGAGGTTAGACCGCAAGCGTGTGCTAGGAGACGTTGAATTCTTGACTGAGATCTCGGTGCTTTCAAGTtttcatgataattctaatatagTCTCGATGATTGGGTTTTGTGACGAGCAAAATGAGAAGATCATCATAAACAAGCATTATAAAAGAGGAAGTCTCTCGAGGTATATAAGCGATCCGGCCAGCCTCAAATGGGAACAAAGATTGGATATAGCTAATGAACTTGTGTATGCAATTAAAGACCTCCATGAGATAGAAGGAAGGAGTTATATTGTTATACACCGTAACATTAACTGCTCTACAATCTTATTAGATGATGACTGGAAGCCTAAGTTATCTGGTTTTGAATTTTCCATCAAACAGCCGGTGGAACGAAGGAACCAAGTTTTTCTTGGTCGTGCGTTGGGAACAAAAGGGTATAAGGACCCGGCAACTGAAAAGACTGGCGGTGTGACGGAGAAGTTGGATATCTACTGTTTGGGTGTCATTTTATTTGAACTTTTGTGCGGGAGGAAAGCATACGAAGAAAATAGGTTGCTAGCTCCACTGGCCAAATTTCATTTTGAAAAGGGAACATTGCAAGATATAATTATTCCTGATTTGTGGAATCAAGCGGAACCGCCATCGCTAGCGATCTTTTCAAAGGTTGCGTATTCTTGCTTAGAAGACGAGCCAGCAAAACGCCCTAATTGGTACCATATTAGGACCGAACTTGTGATTGCAAATTGGAAACCGTCTGATAATGTG AATGCGAAAGATAAGGAGGATGAGAAGGATACTTTGGAGATTTCTAAAATCGAAAGTTCATCAACTGATGTGATTCATCCTAAATCATTCTACTCCTGGAAG ATTAACATCGTAAACATCAACATACCTGATCTAGCTCGTGAAAAGTTGCACATGAGAGCAGCTCCAGGTCGTGCTACTGCCCTTTTCAGAGCAGAAATCGAATGTTTAAACAACAATTATCTTTCTTCCATTGAAGGTGAGGATAAATATGAACCAACCATAAGATCATACAAGGTAACGGTAGAAAAAATTGTATATAGAGATGTTGAACTCAAAGAAATAGAAACTCTTAGTATCTGTAGGCATCCCAACATAGAATCTTTTCTTGGATTGTCTTACATAAATGGTTATGTATATCTTTTCTATAAGCATGTTTCTTTAAGGTTCCTTGATGAGTGTTTGAATGATGGTACTCTTACCTGGGAAAAACGTTTGAAAATCTGCATCGGTGTTGCACAAGGGTTGAATTACCTGCATAATGAGATGGAGGATCAAAAGACCGTAATCCACCGTGACATAAATAGTGAAAATATTGAGTTGGACGATGTTTTAGGGGCAAAGATTGTTGGATTTTACAACTCAGTATTCCTGCCTCCAAATCAAGATGACGATGCTCTCCATCTCAATGACATTGTTGGTAAAAGATATTATGTAGATCCAGAGGATGCTGAGACCGGTAGGCTAAAAAGAGAATCAGATACTTTTAGTTTTGGAATAGTACTGATAGAAGTTCTATGTGGAAAGCGCGCTGAATATCTGATTGAAAATGAGGGTTGTGATTACTATGAGTTGGCACATTTGGCACGAGGATGGTTCGACAAAGGAATAATAAAAGAAAAGTTAGCTCCTACATTAAACAAAGAAAAATATGGAAACAGTTGTTTCCTAAGTAAGGGGCCTAACAAAGATTCTTTGGATGCATTTTTGAGGATTACGTACGAGTGTCTGGCGCCAACCCAAAACCAACGCCCACGAATGGAAGTGGTCGTGAATGAACTTCAAACAGCGTTATCTTTTCAA GAAACCCACAAGGACCCACTCAGAATGTCATTTGAAGATATTAAATTAGCCACAAAAAATTTCAGTTCTGACAATAAGGTTGGAGTAGGAGGTTTTGGGAGCGTATACAAAGGAGACATGGTGCATGGACATGGTAACGGATATAATACCATTGTTGTAAAGAAGTTAGATACAAGTCATGGTCAAGGGGAGAAACAATATTACAATGAGCTACAAATTCTTCACGAATATAGGCATGAGAATGTCATTGGTCTGGTAGGTTATAGCAACGAAACTGACGAAAAACTCATTGTTTATGAATATGCACCTAAGGGAAGTCTAGATAGGTATTTGAGCAATGCTAGTCTTACATGGCGAAACCGACTAATGATATGCATTGATGTTGTAACCGGGATAGATTTCCTTCATGGAGGTACTCACGGAAAAGAGGTGGTGGTACACAGGGACATCAAAACAGCCAACATTCTATTGTTTGACGATTGGAGGGCAAAAGTCGGCGATTTTGGGCTTTCCTTGATAAGTACAATTAATGAGGATACTAAATTTACCATCGATCATGCGTGTGGGACAATGGACTATGTGGACCCGTTGTACTTAGAATCTGGTCTTTTAACCAGAGAGtctgatatttattcaattggggTGGTTTTATTTGAGATATTGTATGGGAGAGTAATATATGCAATCGACAAAGACACGAGTCGGTCTCTACTCAGTTTCATTAAACAAAACGTTAAAGAAGGAAAAACATACGAGATGGTGCTTAAAGTTATCAAGGAAGAAATTGTGCTTCAATCACTTGGTACATTCTTAAACATTGTCTGCAAGTGCTTAGATAACGCTAGAGAAAAACGTCCAACATCAAAAGAAGTCTTAGTCCAATTGAAGAAGACATTCCATATTCAAGTATGTGATCTTGCTTTTTGTTGGGATTGTGTGAAGATTAAACTAGAAAACGAAAAAACGAAATTTTTGGAGATCTCATTGGGATCTCTACTATGGAAGCAGAAAAATTAA